The following is a genomic window from Bactrocera tryoni isolate S06 chromosome 2, CSIRO_BtryS06_freeze2, whole genome shotgun sequence.
GCCACATTAACAactttttctgttgttgttgttgtaaccgTAATCTAATATCCGTTTGGATGGTAAGGTTCAGGATGGTTGTCATCGGATTTATCTAACATTAGGCCCAGGAAACGAGCTGTTTCGACGAGGTCGGACCATAGGAAAAAGGGTATTAGATGAGTCGAGTTCGCAAAGGggtggttagagtcatgcggGACTTCGTTgggattctggataagtaggagtttaacctttAACAATATCAAAAAGGAAATTGCGTACTCTAGATTTTAACGGCCTTTCGAAATCGttgtctgcaatgggtggtagTTTCACTCCAAGTACGCAATTCACTTTTACTGTCTCCATTGTGAATGGCGGCAAATGTGTGTCTGAAGTgagttgcgtccgaagtttgGTCAGCGTACTGTTCAATGTCGTTAACGTAATCAAGGAATGACCTCTTGACGTTTCTAGGAGACGGCTCCGTTTCAAGCAGACAACTACAATGAGGGTTTCTGCGAAAACCGGAAACATACGGGCCTTGCTGTGTAAGTTTTCGACTGGAGGTAACAAGAGGCATCCTGTGAGAGTACAGAGTGCAGTGTTTTGGTATCGGTGTGGCTTACTTTAAGATCGGCCTGCCGATTACCTTGATGTTCCACAAaacgtttctttgtttttttttttcatgagCTGTCGGCTAGCAGACTTGAACATTTTGTTGTATTGAGAAATATATTacagaatttatatatttacacggAAAAGTAGCTTAAATTGCCGGATAAACTTAACGGTTacagttttttctttattacaaaTACTTGCTTACattatttaagtttatattaCAATTCTTCACATTTTGAAAATCTTAACCTCAAAATTATCTTCTTTTTAGAATCTTCCAGTGGTACGGGAGAAACTCGAGAAGACCGTGTTGCTCGTTCGACACGTGAAATGCAGAGTAAAATGCCCCAACCCTATGATTTGTATGAGGTGCGAGAACGTCTACGCCTAATGGGGCATACGAGCTccatgaatatatttttacgaCAAGAAATTGATCGTATGCAAAAGGTAAGGAGGTGTAGTGCATTAAATTCGACACAAAAAGTTTATAAGAAGAACGCCTATGAACATTTTGTTATTCATTCGCACAGATCATTATATTGGTGCGAACTACACTGAAGGACTTGCTACTTGCCATCGAAGGTACCATCATTATGAGTGAACAACTACGCGATGCTTTggataatattttcaatgcgcGTGTGCCAGAAATGTGGAAGCGTGGCAGTTGGTTGTCATCTAGTTTGGGTTTCTGGTTTACTGAGCTACTGGAGCGCAATCAACAATTCCACACTTGGTGTTTCAGCGTAAGTGCACGAAGCTCTAGTATGAATAGTTAAACATTTAtgttttaacatttaatttaatattaaatatttaatttaatattaaacctGGAATTTCTTGTTACAAAAAACACAGGGGCGCCCCGTTGTATTCTGGATGTCTGGCTTCTTCAACCCGCAAGGCTTTCTCACAGCTATGAAACAAGAAGTAGCACGTGCACATCAAGGTTGGGCCTTAGATCAGGTTACCATGCATAATGATGTGCTAAAAGTCGGCATTGAAGAGTGTAAAAAGCCACCTAAGGAAGGTGTTTTCGTCGAGGGCTTGTTTGTAGACGGCGCTGGTTGGGATCGTAAGCTATCCAGATTAATTGAGGCGACAAATAAAGTGCTCTACGTGCTTATGCCGGTTGTACACATATATGCTATAAATTCTGTGGCGCCGAAAAATCCAAAATTATATACGGTAAGTTTTCGTAGTAAGAAATGATTTAAAAGGATCatacaatacataaattaatgcaataactttgaaatattatatatgccTCCAGTGTCCGGTGTATAAGAAAATTAATCGCACTGACCTCAACTATATCACTCCACTTTGGCTGCAGTCACAGAAACCGCCGGATCACTGGATATTACGTGGTGTTGCGCTACTTTGCGatatcaaataaatatgtatgctaaATTACCAGATCGTATATGCATTGACTACATATTTTGATACCAACATTTGttcttatttcaaatttaataaattcttatttatatagattggttcttttattatatagtatttacAAAGCTATACCATCACAATTGCGTGAATTTTCATTACATACCAAAATCTAtcctaaatgtataaataatgtTGCTGAAGTAAGAGTGTTTACTTAAAGCCACATATCATCATAATATCAGGAGAAATGAGACACCGAAAATGGCTGTAGTGCattataaatactttaaaagTAAACTGAATAGGAGCACAAATGTTAAATACGTAGCAAATTTCTCATAAACACATTTCTCCgtttaaaaaagttgttgtatAAGTATTTTTATCCCACTTCATTACCTCTTTCCAGCTAACGGCCTAACTGATTGCCACGACCCCAAGTGTTACCGAAGACAGGATTTCCTGCTGCTGGACGTTGAGGCGCACGACTCGCTGGTGGTTCACCAAAGCCGCTGAATCCACCACTTATATCTGGTACATATTGTTTTCTgttgaaaaacaattatattttgaaGTGTTGGTGCAACttgcatttttgaaatatatagagAACTTACAGCAGGTTTGGTGTCTCCAAAAATGCATTACCACCTAGTTCTTGTGgatattgaaatttgaaaaagtaataaaagtgcCCGATAAGTATACCAATAAGTGATGCAAAtgatctaaaaatatatataaaatgtattaaacatttaattttagcAGTAATGACGTGTTCCGCTTACCCTTGGAACACCAGTTCCATAATTGCCAACACCCACGGTAAATAGACAGCTTTAAAGCGTGTGCCAAACCAGAAGTTTACAATGACATCTTTATTTAGTTGACACCAAATGTATGTAGTTGAAACAACCAGCAAGTCCATAAGGAAAAATACCTacgaaaaattaatgtttttagttTGATTTTGCAACAACATCGTAACAAGAATTACTTACACTGAATAGCATACCACCAACATTTGATAGAAAAGCTACTATTAGCAGCATGTACAAATAATCAGCTGGACTTCGTCCGAATTGCTCTTTCTCCAATTGTGCTATGTAACGTGAGATGAAGTAGCAATTGATGAGGAAATGGAATCCAGTCGATGACGTTAAGGGGTATACAAATAGGGCTGTAACACAACGCCATAACTGAAAATCTCCTAATACTGCATCACGTCGTAAATATACCAAATTCAGTGGTAATATGTTGAAGCGGGTTAGCAAACTGAGCACAACCGTACAGGTTAGCCAGTAGCGTGTAAAACGCGGTAGTTGACTATACCATTGACCCGGATCGGTCATTTTTACaattggttttatttaaaaaattttcaaaaaactaaatgcAATAATGTTTTTGCTAGGTAATTTATTGTTAGAGCGAACAGatgtataaatttgttttctagAACTTGACAGCTTTGACAAAAAACTTACGTGTCCTCATCTATTACATTTATTGCCGCACAGTGCTGCCAAGCACATTAGCAAAGAGAGGAATTGAGTGCAGGGTTGCAAAAGTGGAAATGTGCGTTAttaaacaagatattttttcaaatatcgacCCTCATtacgatttaaaaaaagttttcaatacaattaGCGCTTTTCCTAAGCTAAATAATTTGCTTAACGCCAAGATTTTACTTCTATATGTAGTTTAGAAAACAACatgttagtttaaaaaaactatgaaaTGCATATATGCGTTAAATTTTAATGCTTCCTCTTCTTTGTTTAGTTTACAGTTACCTTTTCGTGGCGCGTTCATTGTGTGTTAATTTAGCATTTCTTATCGTTTTGTagtacaattaattaaaaataatggtgTTTAGTGGCTTTCTGTGTTTAAACTGTGTTTGTTTAATGTTAAGTGAGTTGCAAAAGGGAACGTAAATAAAACTATGCTATCATAATTGCGCTTCCGCCGGTGCTTTGGTTTCAGGTCGCGTCCGGTGTTGTGCTCGTTTGTTAAGTGtttaatattgtattatttagTTTATATTGAAGTTGTAAAGCGTTGCATATCTGTTGCTGCATACAAAAGTACAAGTTTGTATTGAAAAATCTTATTCCGGCAGAGTAAATTATTAGAAAAGCAAGATGGCTCATAATCAAACGTCGCGTTTCTTCAACATGTTTTTTCTTGCAATGGAAAGTTTGAAAAGCAGTGTActagtgaaatatttatattttcatttcctatttTCCAATTtgcaagtaaaaattttaaataccgtGTATTGGGAGAAAATGAGGTTAATCATTAAAatcatatgtgtaaatatattttgtgacAGCAAGAGCTAAGATTCCAAGGAAATGGCAAGTGAGTTTCTGAATacacataaaattttatgatttgtgACGTTTAATATTacaacttatatacatacatatttatgtataacaCTTAAGTCATATTtcgatacataaatatattagtattgtatatatgtacatctatgtacatatgtaggtgcaaGGTGTAATTATCgcactaaatattaaatatacatacataatttggCAATTATATTAAACTCCTCTTACGTTCGCACGTTCACACATACTGACAAATATACATctttataaataatacaaatataattgTGGTTATGTGCGAGTAATTATGTACTTTGTCATTTTAAAATGCATCCCATTCAATTCAATATTTGACTTCTTATTAAGACATAGAAAATGTCTACATAATATAAATTGCCTTTTATGTTTTTTAGGGGATTATAAGctaagtatataaatatctacatacattcaaacttaaatatgtaagcCTATGAATGAGTCGTCGGTCGTCAAAAACTGTAGCATATTTGATTGAATGCTTGTCAGCCACTTCAATGTGCACTTTTCCATTACGTTGCGTTTTCTAGTTAATTGGAGTTCATTTAGCTAAAAATTTGATGGACTTGTGTGTTCAGAGAAAGAAAATAGCAAGAAGAATTTGCAACTTTTTGGTGGTCGCAGTCACAAAGTAGAGTAAAAtcgaaatacaaaataaaaaatgtacttgcatatgtatgtatgtgtgtatgtatgtacttatttggGTATGCGCATAATTGTGAGAGTACGCAGAAGAATGCATATGGATTTTAAGTGATTGCAAATTTCAAGTGAATGCATTCGATTATTGCAAACGTCACACAAAAAAAAgagaataaaacaacaaatgtcaAGTGTTAAAGTTCATTGCGCAGTCATCAAATGAATTCATACagaatgcatatgtatgaatgtacgtagatatacatatgtatgtatgtatgtatatacaaatgtatatgtatatattagagtgtgacgaattttttccaataaagtCGCATATGTGAACAAAGTTCCACGGATTATTTTGAACAACTTGGcttatgggtctaaaaccgacTTCGTGTCGGTAGTATTTGCGGCATTTTGCTTTTAATGTGAAAACTTATAGTACATAACTAATGttcttttataattaaaaatttagattagaaaataaggaaaaacgttaacttcggtgtCTTTTCTTATGCAAAGTTTCGTAAAGATggtttgtcaaataaaaaagttttccatacaagaatttcattttgatcggttggtttatatgacagctacatatgtatatcctatagcggtccgatattgctagttccgacaaatgagtagcttcttggggGAAAAAAGcgtgtgaaaattttcatatcgatatcttaaaacctctatatatacagacagacaggtccacagacggatatggctaaatcggctcagctcgtcacgttgattattttgattatatgtataatatatacactttatagagtcttcgacgtttccttctgaatattacaaacttcgtggcaaacttatgTAATTTCCGACGTTCAGGCATAAAAATTGGATATAAAATcagattataaattttaatcatGGGAAATGACATGGGGTGGAGTTTAACGTTCAGAATACTATTTAGATTACAAagtttgatttttaaataaaatgattcATTTTAGATTGAATTATACAGTTACAATTGTGAGGTTATGACATAACTTAACTTTCTTTCtggtataaatgaaaactgTGATATCGACCTTTTTTCTTTGCTGTTTCGTTGAAAGATTTACCCATATATTtgttttcctaaaaaaataCCATTAACGTAGACGTTAAGGCTGCACAGTATCGCAAGTCATCAGTTAAACCCAGTCTTTCAAGAATTTGCCCTAGTTTCGGAGAGAAGGTAACAGAGCacgacatctctcgcgaatccgttcgaatgattttggtgtacttatataatatttatattatcgcATTCTTCTCGCCTCGTCTCGATAAAGcagactttttttcaaatagagcCGATttgtgatcgaatttaaagccaaaatcacaatgaataccatcgagcaatcaccgtattctccagattggttccgtgtgattttttctcttAATTAAAACTGATCAAATTATTCATAAGAAAAcagttttcgaaatatttttaaatattatatcatTGCGAATAGAACTCCACACTCTTTCCCACAGTGCATCCAACTTTTACCCTAAAGCGTCCCTTCgccaatattaaatttgctaCTGATATTCCAACATTTTTTGACGGCTGATAAGAGAATGTTTGTAAGAAATATGccaaaaacaggaaaaaatattcaaatgccAACAAAGTTGCCTGCCAACAGAGCAGCTATTTGTTGTTggcttcatttttttattttcactgttTTAAGGCAGCCTAACTGCTACACTTCCTGCAGCATTTCAAGACAGAGACAGATAGTATGCCAATACACATGCATTTAAGGGCGAGCCTGTTGAATTCCCAACGAAGACAGTTACGAAAGCAGCATGTGAGGGGGAGCATATTTGTGTATTGAACTGAGACAAAGTAACAAAATGACGAGAGGCTAATAAATTGCCAAGCCACGGATGGACAGATGcaattgtgtgtatgtatcgTCTGTAcaacatttgtgtgtgtgtatgtaatgcTCGTTTTCAGCCTCTCTCTTCGTGGTTGTAAGTGTGTGTATTTTTGGCCACACCCACTAATTAGACGAGTATGTTAAAAATGGGTGCTATCACATCACACGAACACACAAACATACGCTagcatatgtagatatgtgcgCAGTGCACATGCGCTCCTTGCATTGCTTGCTCATCTCTTTCGGCACTCTTTTGCGCATACGCTCTTCCTACGCATCGCTTTCCTGCCCACTTTCTCTAGGTGCTAAGAAATGCGCCTCTCTGTTAATTCGTCCTCGCATGCACACATATGCattcatatctacatatgtacttatattcaCTCTTCGCCAATGAATTTGTTTACCATTGGTCCACTTGGCAGTTTTTGCTCAGCTTTATTCTTGCCAAATTTGCTTTGTTTAGCTTTTTTCATTGCTTTGTTTGTCGTCCACTCGTTTTTTTCTGGCTCACCTGTCAGTCGTGCTAATAATCCATGTTTACTCAACTCGTCTGTGTTGGTGTGTGGATGCAGTGCTTCAAAGGGGAGCTTCAAGCTTTGTGCCACAACTGCCGCCGAGTCGAGTCTCTTTTTGTCCATTCGCAGTTTTCTTTGATTGCATTGCATTTGgcgtgtatatgtacatacttacatatgtatggctgtgtgtatttatttgttCTGTT
Proteins encoded in this region:
- the LOC120769590 gene encoding derlin-1 translates to MTDPGQWYSQLPRFTRYWLTCTVVLSLLTRFNILPLNLVYLRRDAVLGDFQLWRCVTALFVYPLTSSTGFHFLINCYFISRYIAQLEKEQFGRSPADYLYMLLIVAFLSNVGGMLFSVFFLMDLLVVSTTYIWCQLNKDVIVNFWFGTRFKAVYLPWVLAIMELVFQGSFASLIGILIGHFYYFFKFQYPQELGGNAFLETPNLLKQYVPDISGGFSGFGEPPASRAPQRPAAGNPVFGNTWGRGNQLGR